TTATAAAAAGAATATTAGAAGATAAAGATGGTTTTATTAAAAATTTAAAAACCTCATGGAGAAATATAGAGTTAGAAAAAAGCTTTGTAAGGAGTAATCCTCCAAGCTTTGAAATTGATAATATAGAAATAAATAAGGCTAAATCTCTTATTGTAGTTAAAATGCCAGAGGCTAAAGAAGAAAAAGAGGCTTTATATATAGGTATAGGCTTTAATAAAAAGAATGATATTAGATACTTCACATATGAAATAGGCAAGGGAATACATTTTGAAGATGTATATTTTTTGTGTGAATGGACGAAGGAATTAAAACATATAAATCATGGGGTATATTCAAATAAAGATATTGGAAATTTCATAGGAGATATAAAAGCCTTATTTTAAAAAAATTTATCAGGTAAAAGACGTCTTATACATAGGCGTTTTTTTATTTTTTCAAGTTTTATTTTAAATAATGAGGCCTTTTTTTTTCTCTTTTTTTATAAGAAATGCATTTTCATAGAGTAAAACTGTAATATTACGCTATTGAATATTATTACAATTAATACAACTAGATGTATTAAAGTAAAATTGACCAATGGATAAGTTTACAACTAAAGTAATCATATGATAAAATAGAGTATAATTGCAATGTAAAATTTTATTTTTACGCTGTAATTGTACATAAATTTTCACATAACTTTTATAAGATATATGAAGGGAATGGTTTATGATGAGAAAGAAGAATCGAGTAACATCGCTATTTGTTATTTTAGCTATGTTATTCACTTGTGCTATTAGCAATGTTGCAACTAAAGTAAACGCTGATACACAATCTATTTATACAACAAAAGGTGAGACAACAAAAATTTATGCCTCTGCATTTGCACAAAATACTGACGATTGGGCATGGATGGATTTTGGAGACACTGCTAGCCTGGTATATCAGGATGTAACAAACTTGAAAAATACTAATACTTCAAATGCTTTTGCAAAAGCAAATTCAACTGCAAACTTTGGTATTAATATTTCAGATGGAAATCTTGGTGCAGGAGATTCAAGCACACTAAAATTTCATGTTGGAACTGTAACAATAAAAGCTACTGGATATGATGATCTTGTAATTAATTTAAACAAAGATTATTCAGAGAACTACACTGCTAAAAAAGAAACTTGGGGAGTTAGTGGAAACGCAACACAGGTTTTATTAAATGACTATCTTCCAAAAGACACTGCTGCAAAAGCAAGTTATCTTCAAAAGATTACAGATGTAACAGCTGATGTAACTTTATCAGATTACACTTATACTAAGGCACAAGCGCCAACACCAACAACAGGACAAGCTATATACACAACAAAGGGTGAACAAACAAAAATCTATGCTGCTGCATTTGCACAAAATACTACTGATGATTGGGCATGGATGAGTTTTGGAGATACTGCCACTTTAGTATATCAAGATGTTACCAATCTTAATGCCAATGATACTACAGCTGCTGCTTTCTCTAAGGCAAATTCATCTGCAAACTTTGGTATAAATATTTCAGATGGAAATCTTAATGAGGGTGATTCAAGTGCATTAAAATTCCATATTGGAACTGTAACAATAAAGGCTACTGGATACGATGATCTTGTAATCAACTTAAATAAAGATTACTCAGAGAACTATACTGCTAAAAAGGTTTCTTGGGGAATAACAGGAAATACAACTCAAGTTTTATTGAATGATTATCTTCCTAAAGATGCAACTACTAAAACAAATTATTTGCAAAAAATATCAAGTGTTAAAGCAGATGTAACTTTATCAGACTACACTTATACTAAAGCACAAGCACCAACACCAACAACAGGACAAGCTATATATACAACAAAGGGTGAACAAACAAAAATCTATGCTGCTGCATTTGCACAAAATACTACTGATGATTGGACTTGGATGAATTTTGGAGATACTGCTACTTTAATATATCAAGATGTTACTAACCTTGATGGAGAAGACGCTACAGCAACAGCTTTTTCAAAGGCAAATTCTTCTGCTAATTTTGGTATAAATATTTCAGATGGAAACCTTGGTGAAGGTGATACTAGTACATTAAAATTCCATATAGGTACAGTTACAGTTAAGGCTACTGGATATGATGATGTTGTAATTAACTTAAATAAAGATTATTCAGAAAGCTATACTGGTAAAAAAGCTTCTTGGGGAATAACAGGAAATACAACACAAGTTTTATTAAATGATTATCTTCCAAAGGATGCAACTGCAAAAACAAGTTATCTGCAAAAGATTACATCAGTTAAAGCAGATGTAACTTTATCAGATTATACTTATGCTAAAGCACCTGCTCCAACACCAGAATTCCCTGATGACTATCATTATCCAACAACAATGAGAGGTCTTCCTGCTATGGATTTAGTAAAGGATATGAAGGTTGGTTGGGACTTAGGAAATACTTTAGAGTCTGATGGTGGAGAAACTGCATGGGGAAATCCTGTAACTACTAAGAAGATGATAGATGAAATAAAGAAAGCTGGCTTTAATACAGTTCGTATTCCAGTAAGATGGGATCAGCACTATACTGATTCAAATTACACTATAGATCCAGCTTACATTTCACGTGTTGAAACAGTTATAAATTATGCACTTGCCAATGATATGTATGCTATTGTTAATATTCATCATGATAAAATACAGGGTGAAATGAATGATGCAAATAAGGATACTGTTCTTACAGAAGGAAGCGCTATATGGAACCAAGTTGCAACTCATTTTAAAGATTATGGAGATAAATTAATCTTTGAAACAATAAATGAACCAAGAAATGGTGAAGATTGGACAGGAAATTCATCATATTATAATGTAGTAAATGAGTATAATGCAAAAATACTTTCTGTAATTCGTGGAACTGGTGGAAACAATGACAAAAGACTTGTAATGATGCCAACTTATTGTGCAGCTTCAGATTATGCTAAAGTTTCAGCCATGGTAGTACCAAAAGATTCTAATGTTGCAGTATCAATTCATGCATATATACCATATAACTTTGCTATGAATACTGATTCAACTAAAGGAGGATATTCTACCTTTGGTGATGCTGATAAGTCATATATAGATAAAACTTTTAGATTGTTATATAAAACATTCCTGCAAAAGGGAATACCTGTTGTTATAGGAGAATTTGCAGCTACAAATAAAAATAATCTACAGGACAGAGTTAATTTTGCAAAATACTATCTACAGACAGCAGCTGGTTATGGAATACCATGTTGTTGGTGGGATAATAGTAATTCTGCCTCTAGTGGAACGGATGCAATGGGACTTTTTGATAGAAATAATCTTAAATTCTTATATCCAGAAATAGTAAATGCAATGTTAGATGGTTGGAATAATCCAAAAGATATCAGCAACTATGATGAAAATTCTTTATTCAATGGAACAGCAACCTCTTCAAATTGGGGACAAGCAGTGTCCTTTGGTTATGGCTTAGATTTTACTGATTCTGATTTTACAAATAAATTAACTATAGCTGTAGAATATACAAGCGATAAGGTACCTCAATTGATTTTATCTGGTAATTTAGCTGGCACAAATTGGGTAACCTTAAATCCAACAATGACTAAATCAAACGGAAGTACAAATATTGCATACTATACTCTTAGTGATATGGTAAGTGCATATAAAAAAGCTCTTACAAACTACGATAGCTATGGTCAAGTTTTTCCAGGACTTCAAACTATTTATGTTGGAGATGAGGGAACTAATTTAACAGTATCAAAGGTTTATAAGGTATATGTACAAAAATTAGAACAAGAAGTAAGTAATGCTACTATAAATGAAGCAAACTTATATTTTGATAGTTCTTCTAAAGCTGTAGAAAGTCTTTCTGTTACATTGCCAAAAGATTTGCAGCAAATAGTAGATAATGGATTTTCAACTTCAACAATTAGTTATGCTAGCAGTGATGAGAATGTTGCAAAGGTATCTAATGATGGAAAGATAACTGCTGTGGGTGCTGGAAAGACAACAGTTATAACCACTGTAAAGGTAGGAGATTCTACAAAAACTTTCACAACAAATGTTGAAGTGAAAAATTATGGTTCAACACTTTTAGGTGATATAGATGGCAATGGAGTAGTTGATTCACAGGATATTGCTATGTTTAGAAGCTATTTTAAGGGGGATTCTGTAACAATAAACAAAGCTAATGCAGATGTAAATGGTGATGGAAAAGTTGACGGAAGAGACCTTATGTTATTAGATATAAAATTATTAAAGGGAACTATATAATTCGTAGATTTACCATAATTTAATAATAGTAGAAATATTAATCCACTTAGCTTATTTGGCTAAGTGGATTTTTGTTAAAATAAATCAAAATACATAATATCATAGTAAACAGTGAAAAAAATGTTAAATAAAAAGGCAAAAAGGGGATTTTGTGATGAATTAGTTAAGTAACTTAGCGAAAATTATGATATACTAAAAGTTGTGGACAATATGTATTTGTTAAATTTGTATATATACTAACAGAATACTAATTAAATTAATAGAAAGATATGATAATAATTAAATATAGATTATTTTACTAGAATTATTTTAACAAGGAGAATCTAAAATGAAAAAAATTAAAATTGGTTTAGGAATGCAAATTATTATTGGACTCATACTTGGAATTATAGTTGGAACCGTTTTCTATGGTAACTCATCGGTTAGCACATATTTAAAACCTTTGGGAGATATTTTTATAAATCTCATTAAAATGATAGTAGTTCCTATTATTTTTTCAACACTTGTTGTTGGGGTTGCCGGTGGTGGAAGTGGTAAAACAGTAGGAAGACTAGGAGTAAAGACTATAGTATATTTTGAATTAGTAACTACAGTAGCAATTGTAGTAGGAATAGTTGCGGCTAATTTATTTCATCCAGGAAGCGGTATTAATTTAAGTTCACTTTCAGCTTCAGACATATCTAGCTATGTAAAAACTACAAATTCTGCAAAGGACAATAGTTTAATAAGTATGATTGTAAATATTGTGCCTACAAATGTTGTAGAATCTTTTGCAAAAGGTGATTTACTGGCTGTAATATTCTTTTCAGTTATGTTTGGACTTGGAGTTTCAGCTATTGGAGAAAAGGGAAAACCAGTTATAAAATTATGTCAAGGAATATCAGATGCTATGTTTTGGGTAACTAATCAAGTTATGAAGGTTGCACCAATAGGAGTATTTGGACTTATGGGAACAGCGGTTTCTAAGTTTGGAATACATTCTTTAATTCCACTAGGTAAATTGACGCTTACTATTTATGGAACTATGATATTCTTTATTTTTGTAGTACTTGGTGTAATATGTAAATTTATTATTAAGGTGAATTTTATATCTTTTCTTAGAGTTATAAAAGAGGAAATTCTTCTTGCTTTTACGTCTGCAAGCTCTGAAGCAGTACTTCCTAAGATAATACAAAAAATGGAGAGGTTTGGCTGCCCTAAAAGTGTTGTATCTTTTGTTATTCCAACAGGATATTCTTTTAATCTTGATGGCTCAACCCTATATCAATCTATTGCAGCATTGTTTATTGCCCAAGCATATGGAGTTCATCTATCAGTAGGAGCACAAATTAAATTGGTAGTAGTGCTTATGATTACTTCAAAGGGTATGGCAGGAGTAGCTGGAGCATCTTTAGTTGTATTATTAGCAACGTTAGGCTCTATGGGTATTCCTGTGGCAGGAGTAGCTTTTATAGCAGGAATTGATCGTATTCTTGATATGGCCAGAACTGCAGTGAATGTAGTAGGTAATTCTCTAGCTTCTGTAGTTATATCAAAATGGGAGCATGTATATGATGATGATAAAGGGAAAGAATACGTACAAGAAATGGGAAGTAATAAGAATATATAATAAAAAATACAATCCGCCTTTTTATATAAAAAAGTAGCCTTTGTCAAGTACGATTTAAAAAAGGACTAAGGAACATTAACGAGATGATTTCTGTATTGAACAGGGGTCATCTTTTTTTAGTTTTACGTATCTATAATTATTATGGTAAATCTTTTTAAGCTGATGATCCTATAGTTCAGTAGCTTCATTTATGCTAAATGCCAAGAGCACCATCGTTTCTTTATTTGTAAATATTAAATATATAGAAAAATTCCATATAAATGAAAAATTATTAATTTAAATACATTATTGTTATATTTATTAGCAAAACTAGTTGGATAAAATCTGATTTTGGGGTATAATTGTATGGTAGTAATTTTAATACAATATTAGTAATCAACTAGGAGATGTAGTTATGCATAAATTGCTAAAGAAGAATAAATTCATGTTTATAGTAGCAACTCTGATTTTAATACTTATTGCACTTCAAAATTGGTTGGGATTTATTTCATTTGATGATTATGGATATGCAACGCTTACATATAACGGAGATGGAGTAGGACATCCATATCCACACATGGGAAATGTAGGTACAAGCTATGGAATAATTCAAATATTGAAATTTTTAAAATGGCATTATTTGAATTGGGGAGGAAGAGTAGTAGGATTTTTTGTATTAATAGTGCTTTTGAAATTCAACCCAATTGTTATTAAAATATTTCAAACTGTATTAATGTTTGTGTACTTTTTATTATGTTCAAAAGTTTGTGATTTTGGAAAAGAAATAAATAGAGTATACAACCTGGTTTTTGCAGTAGCATTTTTTTGGCTTGCAAGTTTGGTGATTTTTGCACAAGGAACTATGTGGTATTCAGCAGCTGTATGTTATTTATGGACATCTATTTTAATTGCGTTTATAATGATGAGATTATTTAATGATAAAAAAGAATATGGTAGATTTAAATATTTAATGCCACTAGTTTTCTTTATAGGTGGATGGACACATGAACTTGTTGGACTTATGTTTTGCGTTTCCGTGTTTGTGTATATTTTCTTTGATACCATATTTAATAAGAAAATGAAAATATTTAATATTATATGCTTTATAGCATCATTACTTGGATATACAATTTTAATAATATCACCAGGAAGTAGAAATAGAATGAATGATGTAAGTGCAATTAGTTTTTATAAGCTCAAGTTTATTTCAAGGATAGTATTGAGGCTTAAGGAAGAAATTAATATTATATTTACACCGCATTTATTACCTGTTTGTATTTTGATTTTTTTATGTTTATTTTATCTTTCAATTTATATAATAAAAATAAAAGATAAAAAATTTGAAAGAATAAATAAGGCTTTACCAACAGTTGTAATAGCCTTAACTGCTTTTTATATAGAGATTTATTACAAACCTGTTGTATCATTAAAAATAAGAGCTATATTTTTAATAATTACCGCATTTGTAGCATTATATATTTTAATTTATCATACACTTAAGACTAAAAATGCTGCTATTATAGCACTTGCGGTGGGAAATGTAGCAGCTTTTTTAGGGGCTTTAGCTGCACCTTATGGTGGAGAGAGAACTCTTCTTCCATTTTATATTTTTGTACCATTAATGTTCTTTTATATATTGAAGATTCAAAATATGAAAATAAACAGTTTAGTTCTTACAGTTGTAGTTGTAGTGGCTTTTTCAAATTACTTGTATATATTTAGGGGGTATGCTAAGAATTTTTCTACTCGCAATGAAAATTCTATTGTGTTAAAGGAAGATTCAAAAGATATAAAAAAGGGTGAAAAGATTAATAAAATTGTATTAAAAAAATATGATACTAGTTTTTCTGAAAGTGAGCCTTGGGGGCTTCACTCCTTTCAATTTTTATGGATGAGAAATTACTATAACATACCACAAAAGGTAAAAATAATTTATAAATAATATTAAGAACAGACTATAGTTAACATTATATAATATAGTCTGTTCTTATGTTTTAAATCATAATAAGCTTAGACTGCTTGGATCATTTTCTATTAATTCATTTAATAAGAACAATAAGTCGTGAACAGGAAAAGGATGAGACTCATGCCATAGAAAAATGCAATTAATAATGCCAGCTATAAAAAACTCTAAAATAAAATCAGAATATTTTTCAGAAAAAGAATTATTTTTTTTTATTTTATGTGAGAGATATTTTTTGAGCTTTTCTTTATAGAGTATAGCGAAATTTGGATCACCTCTAGGAGATAGAAGTAAACTGCATTGTTCTCCGTTTTTGTTAAATATATCAATAGCGTATTTTAGTATTTCTTCATTACTTAAAGTTTCTGTATTTAAACTTTCCATTAAATTATCAAAGGTTGTAAATAGATCATTTTCAATATGCTGAAGTATATCATATACATCCTTAAAGTACATATAAAAGGTACCACGATTATAACCAGCCTTATCTGTGATTTCCTTTATTGTGATTTTATTTATATCTTTTTTTTCATATATTGATAGAAACGAATTAACCAAATTAGTTATGGTCTGCTCTCTCTTTTTTTTATAAATTCCCATAAAACTTTGTTACTCCTTAATATGAAATTTGAACATATTCTGTAAATGTGTTTATTGAAATAGTAAATGTTCTAATATAACATAAAATTATACAACATATTGTTAAAACTTTGAAGTATATAAAGTTTATAAGACATATAAGGTAAAGGAATGATGAAAATGGGAAGAGCATTATTTATAAGCATAGCAGGACATGGACATATTAACCCTACTATAGGAATTGTAAGGGAATTAATGAATAGAGGAGAAAAGGTTACTTATATTGCAGGTGAAGAATTTAGAAATAAAGTAGAGGAAATTGGAGCTGAATTTATAGGACATAAAAATTTTAATATGGCAAATAGAGTTGGAGGGTCCTTAAGTTTAATTAGTGATAAAGTCTCTTTAGACACTATAATGAAATCGGATTTTAGCAACATGATTTTAGATGTTATTGAAACCTTTAAAGAGATAATTGAAGCCGTATTTAATTCAAAAGATAGGTTTGATTATATTGTCTATGATTCCACATTTATATTTGGAGTAGAAATAGGAAGAGTATTAAATATACCAGCAATTTCTTCAACCACAACCTTTGGTATAAATGAAACAATATTAAAGAAGGTAGTAGAAAAGCTATCACTTGGCGGGCTTATGGGTGTTTTAAATAATCCTAGTATTTTAGATTTTGCTAGATATTTAGAAGAAAGTTTTCATATGAAATTTCCTAAAACTTTGGGTGAGGTTGTTAGACAAGGTACTATTAATTTTGTTTATACTTCAAGGTATTTTCAACCATACAATGAAAGTTTTGATGAAAGCTATAAATTCATAGGACCATCTATAATTGATAGAAAAGAAGCTATTGAATTTAATATAAATAACCCTGAAAATAAAAAAGTAATTTATATATCTTTAGGAACTATATTCAATAACTCACTTGAGTTTTATGAAAATTGTTTTAAAGCCTTTGGTGATATGAATGTACAAGTTATCATGTCAGTAGGTAAGAAGGTTGATATAAAAACATTTAAGGATATACCTTCAAATTTTGAAGTGTTCAATTATGTACCACAGCTTGAAGTGCTTAAGAATACAGATATATTCATTACTCATGGAGGCATGAATAGCACAAATGAAGGGTTGTATTATGATATTCCACTAATTCTCATACCACAATTTGCTGATCAGCCTATAGTTGCAAAAAGAGTTGCAGAGCTAGGCGCAGGAGTTGTTATTGAAAAAAGTGAGGTAACACCTGAAAAATTAAAACAAGCTGTAGAAAATATTCTTTCTAATGATAGCTTTAAGACGGGCAGTAAAAAGCTTGGAAAATCATTAAGAGATGCAGGTGGATATAAAAGAGGTACTGATGAAATTTTAAATTTAAAAAAAGAAGGAATTCTCCTATAGATTAGAAACAGGTGTCAATTGACATCTGTTTTTTAGTCTTATATTAAATACAATTGATATAGAAGCAAATTTTATTATATTACCATAAAATTAAGAAATTTCACTTAAGGTAAATTATCTTGTTTAGCTAAAAGTATCTTATTCATCTTCCTTAGTTACATGAATTGTACCATATGGATGTTGAGGAGGAGCATAAATAGAATACAATTTAAGCGGTGTATTACCTGTATTTATTAGATTATGCCATGTATTAGCTGGAATAATGAATGCAAAACCATCATAGACCCTTCTTTGAAAATCCAATAAATTTTTTCTAGCACCCATTTTAACAAGACCTTGACCTTTTTCGATTCGTATGAATTGATCGAGATTTGGGTGATTTTCTAAACCTATTTCTCCTCCAACAGGAATACTCATTAAGGTAAGTTGTAAATGATCGCCAGTCCATAGAACAGTACGGAAATTATTATTTCGCTTTGCAGCAGTATCAATGTTAACTACAAATGGTTCAGGACCGTAAT
The Clostridium felsineum DSM 794 DNA segment above includes these coding regions:
- a CDS encoding cupin domain-containing protein, which encodes MYTSYQTYPCPYYMNKQYYNSDITYDSYNTYHCPYYRNMPMNNSNFSEIQLKDYGPEPFVVNIDTAAKRNNNFRTVLWTGDHLQLTLMSIPVGGEIGLENHPNLDQFIRIEKGQGLVKMGARKNLLDFQRRVYDGFAFIIPANTWHNLINTGNTPLKLYSIYAPPQHPYGTIHVTKEDE
- a CDS encoding cellulase family glycosylhydrolase is translated as MMRKKNRVTSLFVILAMLFTCAISNVATKVNADTQSIYTTKGETTKIYASAFAQNTDDWAWMDFGDTASLVYQDVTNLKNTNTSNAFAKANSTANFGINISDGNLGAGDSSTLKFHVGTVTIKATGYDDLVINLNKDYSENYTAKKETWGVSGNATQVLLNDYLPKDTAAKASYLQKITDVTADVTLSDYTYTKAQAPTPTTGQAIYTTKGEQTKIYAAAFAQNTTDDWAWMSFGDTATLVYQDVTNLNANDTTAAAFSKANSSANFGINISDGNLNEGDSSALKFHIGTVTIKATGYDDLVINLNKDYSENYTAKKVSWGITGNTTQVLLNDYLPKDATTKTNYLQKISSVKADVTLSDYTYTKAQAPTPTTGQAIYTTKGEQTKIYAAAFAQNTTDDWTWMNFGDTATLIYQDVTNLDGEDATATAFSKANSSANFGINISDGNLGEGDTSTLKFHIGTVTVKATGYDDVVINLNKDYSESYTGKKASWGITGNTTQVLLNDYLPKDATAKTSYLQKITSVKADVTLSDYTYAKAPAPTPEFPDDYHYPTTMRGLPAMDLVKDMKVGWDLGNTLESDGGETAWGNPVTTKKMIDEIKKAGFNTVRIPVRWDQHYTDSNYTIDPAYISRVETVINYALANDMYAIVNIHHDKIQGEMNDANKDTVLTEGSAIWNQVATHFKDYGDKLIFETINEPRNGEDWTGNSSYYNVVNEYNAKILSVIRGTGGNNDKRLVMMPTYCAASDYAKVSAMVVPKDSNVAVSIHAYIPYNFAMNTDSTKGGYSTFGDADKSYIDKTFRLLYKTFLQKGIPVVIGEFAATNKNNLQDRVNFAKYYLQTAAGYGIPCCWWDNSNSASSGTDAMGLFDRNNLKFLYPEIVNAMLDGWNNPKDISNYDENSLFNGTATSSNWGQAVSFGYGLDFTDSDFTNKLTIAVEYTSDKVPQLILSGNLAGTNWVTLNPTMTKSNGSTNIAYYTLSDMVSAYKKALTNYDSYGQVFPGLQTIYVGDEGTNLTVSKVYKVYVQKLEQEVSNATINEANLYFDSSSKAVESLSVTLPKDLQQIVDNGFSTSTISYASSDENVAKVSNDGKITAVGAGKTTVITTVKVGDSTKTFTTNVEVKNYGSTLLGDIDGNGVVDSQDIAMFRSYFKGDSVTINKANADVNGDGKVDGRDLMLLDIKLLKGTI
- a CDS encoding TetR/AcrR family transcriptional regulator, translating into MGIYKKKREQTITNLVNSFLSIYEKKDINKITIKEITDKAGYNRGTFYMYFKDVYDILQHIENDLFTTFDNLMESLNTETLSNEEILKYAIDIFNKNGEQCSLLLSPRGDPNFAILYKEKLKKYLSHKIKKNNSFSEKYSDFILEFFIAGIINCIFLWHESHPFPVHDLLFLLNELIENDPSSLSLL
- a CDS encoding DUF6056 family protein, with protein sequence MHKLLKKNKFMFIVATLILILIALQNWLGFISFDDYGYATLTYNGDGVGHPYPHMGNVGTSYGIIQILKFLKWHYLNWGGRVVGFFVLIVLLKFNPIVIKIFQTVLMFVYFLLCSKVCDFGKEINRVYNLVFAVAFFWLASLVIFAQGTMWYSAAVCYLWTSILIAFIMMRLFNDKKEYGRFKYLMPLVFFIGGWTHELVGLMFCVSVFVYIFFDTIFNKKMKIFNIICFIASLLGYTILIISPGSRNRMNDVSAISFYKLKFISRIVLRLKEEINIIFTPHLLPVCILIFLCLFYLSIYIIKIKDKKFERINKALPTVVIALTAFYIEIYYKPVVSLKIRAIFLIITAFVALYILIYHTLKTKNAAIIALAVGNVAAFLGALAAPYGGERTLLPFYIFVPLMFFYILKIQNMKINSLVLTVVVVVAFSNYLYIFRGYAKNFSTRNENSIVLKEDSKDIKKGEKINKIVLKKYDTSFSESEPWGLHSFQFLWMRNYYNIPQKVKIIYK
- a CDS encoding cation:dicarboxylate symporter family transporter; this translates as MKKIKIGLGMQIIIGLILGIIVGTVFYGNSSVSTYLKPLGDIFINLIKMIVVPIIFSTLVVGVAGGGSGKTVGRLGVKTIVYFELVTTVAIVVGIVAANLFHPGSGINLSSLSASDISSYVKTTNSAKDNSLISMIVNIVPTNVVESFAKGDLLAVIFFSVMFGLGVSAIGEKGKPVIKLCQGISDAMFWVTNQVMKVAPIGVFGLMGTAVSKFGIHSLIPLGKLTLTIYGTMIFFIFVVLGVICKFIIKVNFISFLRVIKEEILLAFTSASSEAVLPKIIQKMERFGCPKSVVSFVIPTGYSFNLDGSTLYQSIAALFIAQAYGVHLSVGAQIKLVVVLMITSKGMAGVAGASLVVLLATLGSMGIPVAGVAFIAGIDRILDMARTAVNVVGNSLASVVISKWEHVYDDDKGKEYVQEMGSNKNI
- a CDS encoding macrolide family glycosyltransferase, which gives rise to MGRALFISIAGHGHINPTIGIVRELMNRGEKVTYIAGEEFRNKVEEIGAEFIGHKNFNMANRVGGSLSLISDKVSLDTIMKSDFSNMILDVIETFKEIIEAVFNSKDRFDYIVYDSTFIFGVEIGRVLNIPAISSTTTFGINETILKKVVEKLSLGGLMGVLNNPSILDFARYLEESFHMKFPKTLGEVVRQGTINFVYTSRYFQPYNESFDESYKFIGPSIIDRKEAIEFNINNPENKKVIYISLGTIFNNSLEFYENCFKAFGDMNVQVIMSVGKKVDIKTFKDIPSNFEVFNYVPQLEVLKNTDIFITHGGMNSTNEGLYYDIPLILIPQFADQPIVAKRVAELGAGVVIEKSEVTPEKLKQAVENILSNDSFKTGSKKLGKSLRDAGGYKRGTDEILNLKKEGILL